CCAGCCGAGAACGGGTGCGATCCACCACAGCATCGAACACCTGCTGCATCCTGGCGCCCTCGGAAAAGATCAGGTTGCGGCTGTACTCGAGCTGGTAGACGGCGAATCCGTAACCGAATCCACTGCGCTGTTGCTCGTCAAGATCGAGCCCAAAACACAAACACGCCGAATAGATCCATCGTTGGCAGACCTGGCCCAGCCGCCCTACAGCCGCATCCTGCGACAAGGCATCTGCGATCCGGGCCAGGCCTGCGGGGTCGGCGATTGCGGTAAAGCAGTTGCCGGCCTTGGTAAATGCTATCCCCGCCGCGGCAGCTTGCCGAGCCACGAACTCATGCCCGTTGAGGATGATCTGCGCGCCGAACGGCGGATGCCCGCTCATCTTGATCGTCACGTGACCCCATTGCGGGTCGATGATGTGAAACGAATAGTGGTTGACGTATTCGCGTCTCCTCTCGATGTTGACGATTCGGCCGGTGTTCGGTGAGCGCTTCACCTTCCACACCGGCGCCGGGGCCTTGGTGACCAGCACCAAAAACACCCCGGTGCCGACCTCATGGGTGGCCAGATACTCCTCGGCGATACGGTGCTTGCGCTCTCCGGACTTGCAGAAGATCACCGGTACCGCGTTGGCTGCGCCCCAGGCCTTGACCCGGCGCGCGAACCGCCCCGCCATCCGCATCAGATGCGTGTTGTCCAACTCGTCGTCGCTGCCGTCGTGCAGCCGCCGCCACCAGGTGCGTAACCCACCCTGGTGGTATCCCAGCGGGTAGAACGCGTTGAGCACGATCCGATCCACGCAGTCATAACTGCCGGTCACCAAATCCGAATACCGCAGGCTGAACTCATCGCTGGACACCCGCTCAACCTACGAAACCACCCGCCCACGTGAGGTGAAACTGCCCGAAGGGCCACCGCCGCCGGGCGAAGTCCCGGCTGCGGCGTAGAACAACTTTTCAGAGGCCACTTGACAGGGCAGTCCCACATCAGAACGGCGCTGATGTAAGGCCCCTGGTGGGGTTGATGTCTGCAGCATTCAAGGTTTGACCGCAAGCGGCGCGCGGTGCGATCCCCTTGGGCGACCTCTGAAGGCGTACCCGCAGGTATTGATGGCTGGGTTACGCGATGGCCCAGTCACCGGGTCCGTGGTGTAGGCCCAGGGGGCCAGTCGGGCGAGGTTGAGTGCGCTGGCTCGAGTCAAGATGTCGGTCAGGATCCGTTTTGTGCCACGGCAGCGGGCGTTGCGCCCACCCCAGGGCCGGCGGGTGAAGTGGCCGATTTTTCGTTCGACGACGGGCCGATAGGTCCAGTAATCCTGGCGCCGGTCCGGGTCTTTTGACGGGCCTTGGCATGCTGCAGCGCGGCTTCATGCGGGTGGATGCTGGTCACGCGTCTCCGGTGGGCTTTCGTGCACGCCGACCGCAGCGGGCAAGACCCGCACAGCGCGTCGAAGCGGGCCAACCGCTGCCGGCGGCCCTCGCGGATGACCACCGTGTGCTGGGCCGGGCACGTGACCGTGCCGGCTGCCAGGTCAATGCTGAACCGGTCTTTGGAATAGCCGTTGGCGTTACGCACCGGGGGGACTTTGGCGCGCATGTCATGGCCTCGTGTGGTCTGCTCATCCAGGGTCGCTCCGTCGGCGTAGGCCGAATCCCCTCAAAATGTTTCGACTCACCGCCGTCTCGTGAGCCACTGCGAGAGTCCGTGGCGGTGTCGACAGGCTCGCCGGCGGTCGTCTCGGTGCCGGCGACAGGCTCACCGCCAGCCGGTTGGGAGTCGGCGCCAGAATCACTGACGGCGGGCCGGACATGACCATCAGATGCGCCCGTGGCGGGTTAGTCGAGCAGTTCATCGATGACCTCGCGGTCAGAAGTGTTGGCCGCCGTGACGGCCACCGCGGTAACCCACTCATCAAAGGGATCAACCCCCAGGTGGCTCTTGTACCCATCGAATCGAAGGTCCGCGCCCGCGACTTGTGCCCATGGCGGGCCTCTGTACGGTAGGGCTGGCTATGTGGGCACCAGTGGTGCGGCCGGAGGCGGCGTTGGCGGCACTGGCCTGAGCGGCAGTGCGGGTGGTACTGGCGGATATGGCGGCTCGGCCGGTGCCGACGGCGTCAACGGTAACGGTAGTGCCGGTGGTGCCGGTGGTGGCGGTGGCCAAGGTCGTGTCGGTGGGGACGGCGGTAGCGGTGTGGGCTACGGCGTCGCCGGCGGTGATGGTGGAACGATGGGGCCGCGGGGCCGGCGGAAATGGCGGAGGCGGAGGAGACGGCGGAACCGGCGGCAACGGCGGAGGCGGAGGAAGAGGAGACGGCGGCAACGGAGGCGGCGGTACCGGCGCCGGTGCCGCCGGAGGTACTGGCGGAACCCCTGGCACCCCGGGTACCGGACCCGGTGGCCAGGGCCCCTCAGGAAGCGGCGGCACCAACGGCGCTTCGGGCGCCGATGGGTGACACGGATGATTATCCGGAGGCGAAATCACAACTCCCCGTTCAAATTTAAAATTCAAGACTCGCATAAGTGGCGCCGCCGCTAGCGGGATCAATTGGAGGACAAGCGATGATCGAATTGCCATGCACAGATGCGGATTATTCATCCGCGGGGCAGACGTTTTCGCGAGCTTGTGGATTTTGGCTTTCGCCTAGCAGAGACCGCTGGGAATCCCGCGAGCGGGAGTGGTCTCCTGCGTGGGCATTATCTGAGGGAAGGGCACCCGATAGGGGGGAGTTACCTGCGCCATAGTCGCGACGGTGTCGGGAACGCACTGCACCTGTTGCGGCACGGCCTGCAATGCGGGGTGGTCCAAGAACGGTGCCGATGAGTTGGGTGGGACGGCGAAATTGAAGGTTGACGTCATATCGCCGGTCACACTTCTGCGCCAGGTGGTCAGGTTGGGAACCGGCACACCGAACCGTTTCTCGAGCAACCGCAGTTGCGAGGTGTGGTCGAAGGTGTCATGCACCATCAGCGGCCCACGGCTGTAGGGAGAGATGACGATGCAGGGGACCCGATAGCCCAGACCAATCGGCCCGCGGATGCCGCCGGACCCGTTGACCGCGTCGATGTCGGGGACCGTGACGTATTCGCCGGGAGTTCCCGGCGGTGCGGTAGTGGGTGTGACGTGGTCAAAGAAGCCCCCGTTTTCGTCATAGCTGACGATCAATGCGGTCTTTTCCCACACCGCGGGATTGGACAGCAAAATCCGGAGGAGATTGACGATCGCGGTGCCGCCGACGGCCGGTGCTACCGGAAGTGCGGGATGTTCGGATGCCTGGAACCCGGGCAGCACCCACGAAACCTGTGGCAGCCTGTTGGTTGCGACGTCGGCGATGAAGTCCCCGGGATAAGTGGGGGCGATGCCGTAGCGGGCAATGTTTGAGCGCGGATCTTGGGCCTGTTTGAAGTCGACGAGCATCCCGTTGTAGCCAATGACCGTGTTGTTAAGCGCCCCCAGAAGCTTGTTTTGGTACAGCTTCCAACTGATGCCGGCATCGCTGAGGTTGTCCGGCATGGTGCGCCAACTGAATTGGCCTTGCGGTTGGATGGTGGGGTCTATGAGCAGCGGGCCGCCCTGGACCCCATCGGGATCGATCCATGCGCTTATCCAGTACAGCCGGTTCGGCGAGGTTCCGCCTAGCAGCGAACAGTGATAGCCATCGCAGATGGTGAAGGTATCGGCCAGTAGATAGTGGATCGGTTGGTCTTGGCGGGTGTAATAGCCCATCGTCACCGGGACGTTGCCGTGCACGGTTTGTTTTGCGGCCTGCGCGGGCAACCAATTGTCGTTGGCGCCGTTGTTCCATGACTGGTGGATCGTGATCCATTGGTGGGCAGGGGTGTTCACGCACGCGCCGTTGAGCACAGGGCCCCTGGTGGTGTCGAAACGGTACGGGATCGTGACCCCGGCGGCGTCAATCGACTGTGTCTGAGGGTTCCAGCCCTTTTGCTGGAATAATGGCGAGGGCGTGTTGAAGCCATTGACGCCCGACAGTGAGCCGAAGTAGTGATCGAATGACCGGTTCTCCTGAAGCAGGAACACGAAGTGCTCGATATCGGTCAAATGGCCACCACACGGACCCGCCCCGTACGCCTTCTCGATCACCGGGCCGACCAAGGACATCACTGCGCCGGCGCTGCTTGCCGCGGCGAGCCTGGCCATAAACTCTCGCCGAGACATGCCATCAACTGGATGTTTGCCCACCACCACGTCCTTCCCGCCACACGTTGCAGTTCACGGTATATTTGCGTTGGCGATCAGCCACTAAGCGCGCCCGGTGTGTCGTGCCCAGATTTTGCTGCTGCTCGCCCATCCATGTTTTGACCTGCTGCAGTCAGATCGAATGAGGATCTTTGAGTACGGGTTTCTCAACCTATGTGACTCGATTGCGTTAGAGCGCATGGGTTGTGGGCCGCTCCGCCTACCCGCAAGCATGGGGATTTTTGCTCGGTAGCCGGTGGCGGGTCGTCGGCAGTTAGTTAGCATCGAGGGATGCCACCGACTCCGGTTGATTTCAGTAGGCGGTGGGCTGCAGCGTGGAATGCCCGCGAACAGGATGCGGTCCTTGCTTTTTTCGCGATGACGCCACATTCACTTCCCCGTTCGCCGCGGAGGTACAGCCCGAAAGTGGCGGCGTTATCTGTGGTAAGCACCAGTTGCGCAAGTACTGGTCCATAGGCCTTGATCATCTGGCCTGATCCGCATTTCGATGGTGGAAGCCGTTTATGTAGGCGTCGCGACGATCGTTGTCAACTATCGAAACCAGCGGGGTCGGCTCCTCAACGAAGTGTTTGATTTTCGATGGTGACCTTATCCGCGAAGGTCACGGGACCTACATATATCCGGAAAGCTAACCGACACAAGGAGTTAGCGCTAGCTCAGTCGTAATCCATTGGGCAAGGACGATCGAATCCGGGGGAACTGCGAGGATTCCTCGTGCCGACCGCTTGCCTCGATAGGCGTTCATACGGCTATGGCCGTGGGCTGGTCGGTAGTGGAAGTTTGCGCCGAGCAGCTCTGTCGGATCACGGCTTTGGCTCTACACCGGGCTTTGATGGCTCTACCGACTTAGCACGGACGTAGTTGCCTGGTTCTGAGTGGCGCCTGCCGTGATTGGGGGGTGCAGGCCACTGTACCCTGCGTCGTTGGTTGTCGAGGTTGCGGAACCCGAAGGCGATGCGCCCGACGTGTTTGACGATGCGGTTGTCACCTTCCTGCGAGCATTGGACAGGCCAGTGATGGTCGCGAGAATCATTGGCTGCTGCCAAGTTTCGATCGTTTCGGCGAGGTCGTGGATCTCCGGGGCAGAGGTTGCCGCACAGAAGGCGTAGAACCGGTACAACGCTGCGGCGAGGTCGTAGCGCAGCCCGCCGGTCGTGGTGTAGGCCAGCATGTCACGTAGCAGCTCCTGGCGATCCAGGCGGCCAGGATGTAGCCGTTGGGGTCCGCGCCATCCAACGCGGCGATCAGGCGGGCGCGTTGGCGGCCGCGACGGCACCGGCTGTCCCAGGTGGTGCGCCGCCGCACCGCCTCGCCATCTGGTTGGCGCGTTTGACCAGGTGAAAGCGATCCACGATCAGCTGTGCATGCAG
The sequence above is drawn from the Mycobacterium riyadhense genome and encodes:
- a CDS encoding phospholipase C, translating into MSRREFMARLAAASSAGAVMSLVGPVIEKAYGAGPCGGHLTDIEHFVFLLQENRSFDHYFGSLSGVNGFNTPSPLFQQKGWNPQTQSIDAAGVTIPYRFDTTRGPVLNGACVNTPAHQWITIHQSWNNGANDNWLPAQAAKQTVHGNVPVTMGYYTRQDQPIHYLLADTFTICDGYHCSLLGGTSPNRLYWISAWIDPDGVQGGPLLIDPTIQPQGQFSWRTMPDNLSDAGISWKLYQNKLLGALNNTVIGYNGMLVDFKQAQDPRSNIARYGIAPTYPGDFIADVATNRLPQVSWVLPGFQASEHPALPVAPAVGGTAIVNLLRILLSNPAVWEKTALIVSYDENGGFFDHVTPTTAPPGTPGEYVTVPDIDAVNGSGGIRGPIGLGYRVPCIVISPYSRGPLMVHDTFDHTSQLRLLEKRFGVPVPNLTTWRRSVTGDMTSTFNFAVPPNSSAPFLDHPALQAVPQQVQCVPDTVATMAQVTPPYRVPFPQIMPTQETTPARGIPSGLC